One genomic region from Pelotomaculum isophthalicicum JI encodes:
- a CDS encoding PHP-associated domain-containing protein yields the protein MAALGGSDAHVIEQVGKFATWVPDWVKDETGFIQVVKKGLTLPAVYENGSYKIFRDRLNVHF from the coding sequence GTGGCAGCCCTGGGGGGGAGTGATGCACATGTGATTGAGCAGGTGGGAAAATTCGCCACCTGGGTGCCGGACTGGGTGAAGGATGAAACCGGTTTTATTCAGGTGGTGAAAAAGGGGTTAACTTTACCTGCCGTCTATGAAAACGGATCCTATAAAATTTTCCGAGACAGACTTAATGTACATTTTTAA
- a CDS encoding HAD family hydrolase: MIDLTLPGRNLVLELHHLMLDVNGTLTVDGQLIPGVKERIKNLKDKLDIHLLTADTLGRGADVATELGTKFSRVDANRGGQDKKEYLLKLGKDNTAAVGNGYNDVHMLEEAVLGIAVIGKEGCSAEAIRRADIVVNNINDALDLLLNPKRLIATLRA, translated from the coding sequence ATGATTGACCTGACCCTTCCGGGGAGAAACCTGGTTCTGGAGCTTCATCATCTTATGCTTGATGTAAATGGCACTCTGACAGTGGATGGCCAATTAATCCCCGGTGTAAAAGAGCGAATTAAAAATCTAAAAGATAAACTTGACATCCACCTGTTGACTGCCGATACCTTAGGCCGGGGAGCTGATGTTGCGACTGAATTAGGAACTAAATTCAGTCGGGTGGATGCCAACCGGGGAGGCCAAGATAAAAAAGAGTATTTGCTCAAACTGGGGAAGGATAATACGGCAGCCGTAGGCAATGGTTATAATGATGTCCACATGCTGGAGGAGGCCGTTCTGGGTATTGCCGTTATTGGAAAAGAAGGTTGCAGCGCGGAAGCCATAAGAAGAGCAGACATAGTGGTAAATAATATTAATGATGCGCTGGATTTGCTACTGAACCCTAAACGTCTAATAGCTACCTTACGCGCTTAA
- a CDS encoding NifB/NifX family molybdenum-iron cluster-binding protein has protein sequence MKIAMPYNHGRINEHFGISKEFVIFNVEDGKIGEKQIVSSSDLQHNHGGLADLFTMEGVEVIIAGGMGPPMANALKSVGLEVITGASGDAEKVASDFSSGQLVTSSIGCNHACGGHDHEHHR, from the coding sequence ATGAAAATAGCGATGCCTTATAACCATGGCAGGATTAACGAGCACTTCGGCATCAGCAAAGAATTTGTTATTTTTAACGTTGAAGATGGTAAAATAGGCGAAAAGCAAATAGTTTCAAGTAGTGATCTCCAGCATAATCATGGTGGATTGGCAGATTTGTTTACCATGGAAGGAGTAGAGGTAATAATTGCCGGTGGTATGGGACCCCCTATGGCAAATGCACTTAAGTCAGTGGGGTTAGAGGTTATTACAGGTGCTTCGGGAGATGCCGAAAAAGTAGCTTCTGATTTTTCAAGCGGACAACTGGTAACCAGTTCGATAGGGTGTAATCATGCTTGCGGTGGGCATGATCATGAACATCATAGGTGA
- a CDS encoding gamma carbonic anhydrase family protein, protein MSLYRFSGRTPIVGAGGYVSELAMVIGDVRISENCYIGHGTVIRGDYGTIEIGPGTAVEEGTVIHAPPGGTCRIGKSVTLGHGAIIHADEIGDYALIGMGSILSLNAIVGCWAIVAEGCVVKNKQSIPEKVVVAGNPARIIRNTEPRDVEFWTRVKQLYVDLAHRYLKEGMEKID, encoded by the coding sequence ATGTCACTGTATCGATTCTCCGGTAGAACGCCAATAGTTGGTGCGGGAGGTTACGTGAGTGAGCTGGCTATGGTCATCGGTGACGTTAGAATTAGTGAAAATTGCTATATAGGCCACGGTACTGTCATCAGGGGTGATTACGGGACTATCGAAATTGGTCCTGGCACCGCTGTGGAGGAGGGTACGGTTATTCATGCACCCCCTGGCGGCACTTGCCGGATCGGCAAAAGTGTCACCTTAGGGCACGGAGCGATAATTCATGCAGATGAAATTGGAGACTATGCGTTAATCGGTATGGGTTCAATTTTGAGTCTCAATGCCATAGTGGGTTGCTGGGCCATTGTCGCCGAGGGATGTGTAGTAAAGAATAAACAGAGTATTCCCGAAAAAGTTGTTGTGGCTGGTAATCCGGCCCGTATAATTAGAAACACTGAACCCAGAGACGTCGAATTTTGGACAAGGGTTAAGCAACTTTATGTTGATTTAGCCCATCGGTATTTAAAAGAAGGTATGGAAAAAATAGATTAA